ATTGACACGACTCACTCAAAAAGATAACAAGGATCTGAGGTAGATGAACGCACTCGCAAAAAATCCACTAAGAAATCAACATTTCGACGTTCGTCactgaaataaaagaattctCCGAGAACGGTAATCAGGATAATTTATTAGCACCTGTTCCTATAAATAGCTACGTAGATCCTCTCACGCACTGGTCCAGGGAAGTATGTTTCTAAGTACAAGAGAACTAGTCCTATATTGAACAAGATTTCAATGTCAATTATATCCAAATAGGAGATTCCAACTCTTTCGCTACCAACTTGATCACAGTATCTgaatcaattttctttctatgtaGTAATAAGAAGCAGTAAAACAAACTTACTCTTTCAAACTTGAAATAAAGTTAGCTATAGTTTGAAAAAGAGTGGAAAACCTTGATAAGAGCTCCCGATACGTGTTATAGAAACTGTCCTGGAGCTCCTGCAAAATATTTAGATGAGACTAAGAAAGATATTGATTATGTACTGAAAATATTGacctattttttcacttctccttctttcttttgactTATATTCACCGAAGATTtggtcgtcctaaaaaaaaaaaaattttttttaaagggggTGGAAaagggggggttttttttcttttttcctaacgCTGTTTTCTGCAACCCTGCACCTTTTCTGCtcctagtttcttttttctgctagcTTTTTCTATATATAATGTAAACTACCAGTCCTCTTTCATTAGGGCATCGCGGAGTTAGATTTCTGGATTCATAACAAGCAAAAATGAGCACTTAGCGGACTTTATTCGCGATCCAAAATGAGAGAAATAGGAACAATTTTggtgaagaaataagaaaaatgaaagggaaGTTACAAAGTAATGAATACATTTATGCACATCAACAAACGGTCTATTCGTATGCAATTCAGTTGCTTCTGCTCGT
The Necator americanus strain Aroian chromosome I, whole genome shotgun sequence genome window above contains:
- a CDS encoding hypothetical protein (NECATOR_CHRI.G4105.T3): MNSLSSMSTIATESFLMNVKEEANCILAEIVRLAAFVSEDFTDPSSSKYKIMVLDFNYFTRPTYYEKQIDENEELQDSFYNTYRELLSRFSTLFQTIANFISSLKEYCDQVGSERVGISYLDIIDIEILFNIGLVLLYLETYFPGPVRERIYVAIYRNSDERRNVDFLVDFLRVRSSTSDPCYLFE